ATTGTCGTTGTGTCAGGAATAGATTGAATAACAATGCACATTTCCAGTGCTTCGAGTATAACCAGAAAATGCCAATGCCATCCACaaccaatctcaatctcaatctcacAGCATTATGTAGAGAGGGTCGGTTGAAGGAGGCGTTTCGCATTCTCCTTACTGCACATAACCCGCACGTAGAATCTTGTACATATCTTGAACTATTGCAGGCTTGCGTTTCCAAGAAATCACTTTCGGAGGGTAAGCAAATCCACTCCTACATCTCTCACAGGGGATTTGCATACTTTGCAACCGCATTTTTCCAAAATAAACTCATCAGCATGTATATTAAGTGCGGAAGTTTACTTGATGCACGCCAAGTGTTTGACCAAATGATTGAACGAGACGCTTTCTCATGGAATATTTTAATCAGAGGTTACAGAAGAGATGGATTTCCTCACGAGGCATTAACGATGTTTCAGCAAATGAAACAAACAGGTGTCCAACCCAATTTGTTCACCTTTTCCAGCGTACTTCCTGCCTGTGCGAAACTAAGAGCTCTGGAACAGGGTGTGAAGATTCATCAGAGTATAATAGAAAgcggaattttgtcagatgtactAGCAAATGCCctcgtagacatgtatgcaaaatgtggatatATACAAATGGCACGTAAGCTGTTTgaaaaaatgcctcaaagaaatttgATCTCGTGGACTACAATGATAGCAGGGTATGCACAAAATGGTGTTATTGACGAGGCTATAAAGCTTTTCGAAGAAATGCCTCAAAAAGACGTGTTTTCATGGACTACGATGATTACGGGATATACACAAAATGGTTTTGTAGAAAAGTCACTcgaaacttttaagcaaatgcaattagcaggtgtaaaGCCAGTCTCTGTAACATTTATCAGCatcctcccagcctgtgccaaactGGGAGCGTTacaacaaggtatggacatccatcaaagcgtaATTGAAAATGGATTATTGTCAAATATTGTAGTTGCaagtgccctggtagacatgtatgcaaaatgcggAAGCATACACATGGCAcgtaaactgtttgacaaaattcctcaaagaaaTTTGATCTCATGGACTGCCATGATCGCAGGGTATGCACAAAATGGCTTTTGCGATGATGCTCTCAAACTCTTTGAATTGATGAAGCTCTCTGGCACATACACTGATCATATAAGCTTCGCTTGCGTTCTAATAGCATGCAGCAATGCAGGTTTGGTGAGTGAGGGTTGTAAATACTTCAACAGCATGAGTGACTTGTATTGCATTACGCCTACAATGGATCATTATGTGTGCATGGTTGACCTTCTTGCCCGTGCTGGCTATCTTGAGGAATCTTTAAACTTTATTATCAAAATGCCATCCAAACCTGTGGTGGGTGTGTGGACATGTTTGCTTGGGGTCTGTAGAAGACATAAGAATACAAGATTAGGAGTATTTACAGCAAATATACTTTTTGAGCTGGATCCTGAAAATGCTGAGACTTATGTTCTTCTGTCAAACATGTATGCGGAAGTTGGCAGGCGGGATGAAGTTCAAATGGTAAGGAGAGTGATGGAAGATAGAGGAATTAAGAAGATACCTGGATGTAGCTGGATTGAAGACCATAAAATGGTACATGCTTTTACCATCGGCGACAGATCACATCCACAGACACAGGAAATTTATAGTATATTGGAGAAATTGTCTTGGGAGATGAAAGCAGCGGGTTATTTTCTGGACTCAAGACATGTACTGAATGAtgtggaagaggaggaaaaagaattaTTCCTATGCCACCATAGTGAGAAGCTGGCAATTGCATTTGGATTGTTAAACACAGCCGCCGGAACAACTATTAGAGTTGTCAAGAACCTTCGGGTCTGTGTTGACTGTCATACGGCAACCAAGTTTATCTCCAAGATTGTTGAAAGACAAATTGTTGTGAGAGATGCAAACCGATTCCATCATTTCAAAGGAGGACAATGTTCTTGCGGAGATTATTGGTGATGTTAAAGGAAACAATTTATAAACTAACAAGAAGCACAGATTTTAGGCTTGCAATCATAAGGAAGGGACCGGGTTTTATATTCAGTTTCCAAAAATGAGTTTTATTCAGAATTTGAAGATCTAGACCGTGCTGTTGACTTCATAGAATAATATGTTTGCAATGCCTATTTATACTGATGGGATGTTTGTGGAAGCCCTGGTTTATGATACCATGGAGATATGTTTCATGACACTCTACTTTTTATTGGGGAAATCTGGAACGAAAAGCTCAAGGAGGGATAGAGATTGGAGAAAAGCAAATGAATGCTGGAAGGAAATGAAAAGATATTTGGCCAAAAGAAAATGTGATAGAAGGGTTTCCGATCAATCCAATGCTTGGAGATAATGAGGAAAGCATCTCTTAATGGTTTCTTGTTCAACCGTTGTCATTTTTGTCTGGTCCTTGTCTGGACTGGTTTTATTATCTTGTGCCTATGTGAGGTCTgccatttgaaattgaaatttgaatcaCAAATATCTGATCATGtacataaatttataaatattacaTGTATATTTTGTCTCATAGTTAAGAGATTTTAATGTTTTTTCAAATTGGAAAAACGAAGAAAGAATTACAGAGAAGAACAGAGAAACAAACGGGGAACAGCTACAATGCTGTAAAGCATCAAAACAGTCCAACCACCCAACCAAAATACAAACTAATACCCTTAGCTGCAAAACAGAGCATCAGTAAGAGTCTAATATCTTAGATCTTGTGTAATGCAGAGTCTGTCATCCCAGGCCAGCAGAGTAGCCAAGAGAAAGGTATCCAAACACCCCCAGAACGCTAGGCCAAGAGGCCATGTCAACAGAGCTTTATTGTTACATGACTTTCAATACATTTTTTTGCATATACAGAATCAATGCAGCAATGCTGCCATTTCAGCAATACAGGATATAACAGcaataaacaacacatacaattccaTGAGTAACAAACAGCTCAGTATCAGAGTTCAGCAGAAAACAGCTCTGTGCCAAGAAATCTCAGCCAAGATTTTAATGTTGCTTcatatattgtttttgtttttggaagaGACATTATATATTTATGAACTCGATTTTAGTAGTTAAAATATATAAAAGTTTAATTTACTAGTTTAAGGAGAAAAGAAGCTAGAATGAAAAATGGTTGAATGAGTTTGATGTTTTGAGAGGGCAAGATGGAGAGAGACTAGTTTGGCTTGATCTATATTTTTCTTGTCACTAATTTTCAAGTTATAGAGCTTTTCAATATTGTAGCAGGATATTTATCTTTTTTGTATGCATTTCTAAGATTTATTGCTCTCTGGGCATCGTGTCACTTGCAAAGAAACCTTGCATATTTTTTTACAAGATATAAGCTCTAAAACTGCCTAGATGTCGTTCTTCTAGTTCTGAATTTTAATAATGCAAGAAATTAGTTAGCAATTTAATTTATAAGTTATTTTGTAATAAGATTTTGTTTCAAAGTGTGAAGCAtagaattaaaacaaaattaaattaaaaaataaagtacAAACCAttaaaacctatttattttaaaacCAAACAAACTTCAAATAGAGCATTTAAAGTTGGTTTGACTATGTTGTGGAGTGTGGATGCTTAAATGTTCATGTAAGATTTATGTAGCATATTTCTATGCATTTTTACATATGATTGATTAAAAAAGGAGGTGAATCTATAGGTTTGAGATCAATTTACTTCATTTAGTA
This genomic stretch from Cryptomeria japonica chromosome 8, Sugi_1.0, whole genome shotgun sequence harbors:
- the LOC131064563 gene encoding pentatricopeptide repeat-containing protein At3g12770 — translated: MPMPSTTNLNLNLTALCREGRLKEAFRILLTAHNPHVESCTYLELLQACVSKKSLSEGKQIHSYISHRGFAYFATAFFQNKLISMYIKCGSLLDARQVFDQMIERDAFSWNILIRGYRRDGFPHEALTMFQQMKQTGVQPNLFTFSSVLPACAKLRALEQGVKIHQSIIESGILSDVLANALVDMYAKCGYIQMARKLFEKMPQRNLISWTTMIAGYAQNGVIDEAIKLFEEMPQKDVFSWTTMITGYTQNGFVEKSLETFKQMQLAGVKPVSVTFISILPACAKLGALQQGYAQNGFCDDALKLFELMKLSGTYTDHISFACVLIACSNAGLVSEGCKYFNSMSDLYCITPTMDHYVCMVDLLARAGYLEESLNFIIKMPSKPVVGVWTCLLGVCRRHKNTRLGVFTANILFELDPENAETYVLLSNMYAEVGRRDEVQMVRRVMEDRGIKKIPGCSWIEDHKMVHAFTIGDRSHPQTQEIYSILEKLSWEMKAAGYFLDSRHVLNDVEEEEKELFLCHHSEKLAIAFGLLNTAAGTTIRVVKNLRVCVDCHTATKFISKIVERQIVVRDANRFHHFKGGQCSCGDYW